One Panicum virgatum strain AP13 chromosome 9K, P.virgatum_v5, whole genome shotgun sequence genomic region harbors:
- the LOC120647875 gene encoding transcription repressor OFP12-like gives MPRGAERAMLGCFQVARRPSLSYEEGSTSAPSTSASPPTSSASTSSPAFLDDDDALYLDDAEPEPDAGGLSTAIAARRFFLASPGRSNSIVDSAEHPPPASSLARDSASNNVRALRRAATSAFPASAAAAAASSSSAAARPPFRDDDHMQPVRKVSLSTDAPRADFLKSMLEMVEALGLDPRRRDADLARLHDLLLCYIALNERDVLRDILGAFADLMCLLDGGKQDAAATATAAAGGEKRDDAEVQDRTTARR, from the coding sequence ATGCCGAGGGGCGCGGAGCGCGCAATGCTGGGGTGCTTCCAGGTCGCGCGGCGGCCGTCGCTGTCGTACGAGGAGGGGTCCACGTCGgcgccgtcgacgtcggcctcgccgccgacgtcctCGGCGTCCACGTCGTCCCCGGCCttcctcgacgacgacgacgcgctgTACCTCGACGACGCCGAGCCCGAGCCCGACGCGGGCGGGCTGTCCACGgccatcgccgcccgccgcttcTTCCTCGCGTCCCCGGGCCGGTCCAACTCCATCGTCGACTCCGCCGAGCACCCGCCGCCCGCGTCGTCCCTCGCCCGGGACAGCGCATCCAACAACGTCCGCGCGCTGCGCCGCGCGGCCACCTCCGCGTTCCCCGcgtccgctgccgctgccgcggcttcctcctcctcggccgccgccaggcCGCCGTTCCGAGACGACGACCACATGCAGCCGGTGCGGAAGGTCTCGCTGTCCACTGACGCGCCCCGCGCCGACTTCCTCAAGTCCATGTTGGAGATGGTGGAGGCGCTGGGGCtggacccgcgccgccgcgacgccgacCTGGCCCGCCTGCACGACCTGCTGCTCTGCTACATCGCGCTCAACGAGCGCGACGTGCTCAGGGACATCCTCGGCGCGTTCGCCGACCTCATGTGCCTCCTCGATGGCGGCAAGCAGGATGCCGCTGCAACCGcgacagccgccgccggcggggagaaGCGCGACGACGCCGAGGTGCAGGATaggacgacggcgcggcggtaG
- the LOC120650983 gene encoding TATA-binding protein 2-like isoform X1: MSVAVDPVAAGPGTSGGGAMRVGAGAGAAAMDGARPVDLARHPSGIVPALQNIVSTVNLDCQLDLKMIALQARNAEYNPKRFAAVIMRIREPKTTALVFASGKMVCTGAKSEEHSKLAARKYARIIQKLGYPAKFKDFKIQNMVGSCDVKFPIRLEGLAYSHGAFSNYEPELFPGLIYRMKHPKIVLLIFVSGKIVLTGAKVREEIYTAFENIYPVLTEYRKCQK; encoded by the exons ATGTCTGTGGCGGTGgatccggtggcggcggggccggggacGAGCGGAGGAGGCGCGATGCGGGTGGGGGCGggagccggcgcggcggcgatggacggGGCGCGGCCGGTGGACCTCGCCAGGCACCCGTCCGGCATCGTCCCCGCCCTCCA GAACATTGTCTCAACCGTCAATTTGGACTGCCAGTTGGATCTGAAAATGATTGCCTTACAGGCTCGTAATGCAGAGTACAATCCAAAG CGTTTTGCTGCAGTTATCATGAGGATACGGGAGCCGAAGACAACAGCTCTAGTGTTTGCTTCAgggaagatggtttgcactggAGCAAAGAGTGAAGAACATTCAAAGCTTGCTGCAAGGAAG TATGCGCGAATCATCCAGAAGCTTGGGTACCCAGCCAAGTTCAAG GATTTCAAGATCCAGAATATGGTTGGTTCTTGTGATGTGAAATTTCCGATTCGTTTGGAGGGCCTTGCTTATTCTCATGGTGCCTTTTCTAAT TATGAGCCAGAGCTCTTTCCTGGGCTGATTTACCGTATGAAGCACCCTAAGATTGTGCTCCTCATTTTTGTCTCTGGCAAGATTGTTCTTACTGGAGCCAAGGTGCGCGAAGAGATATACACCGCCTTTGAGAACATCTACCCGGTGCTAACTGAGTACAGGAAATGTCAGAAATG A
- the LOC120650983 gene encoding TATA-box-binding protein-like isoform X3 — protein sequence MRSDQPFIRYQRNIVSTVNLDCQLDLKMIALQARNAEYNPKRFAAVIMRIREPKTTALVFASGKMVCTGAKSEEHSKLAARKYARIIQKLGYPAKFKDFKIQNMVGSCDVKFPIRLEGLAYSHGAFSNYEPELFPGLIYRMKHPKIVLLIFVSGKIVLTGAKVREEIYTAFENIYPVLTEYRKCQK from the exons ATGAGATCTGACCAACCTTTTATTCGATATCAAAGGAACATTGTCTCAACCGTCAATTTGGACTGCCAGTTGGATCTGAAAATGATTGCCTTACAGGCTCGTAATGCAGAGTACAATCCAAAG CGTTTTGCTGCAGTTATCATGAGGATACGGGAGCCGAAGACAACAGCTCTAGTGTTTGCTTCAgggaagatggtttgcactggAGCAAAGAGTGAAGAACATTCAAAGCTTGCTGCAAGGAAG TATGCGCGAATCATCCAGAAGCTTGGGTACCCAGCCAAGTTCAAG GATTTCAAGATCCAGAATATGGTTGGTTCTTGTGATGTGAAATTTCCGATTCGTTTGGAGGGCCTTGCTTATTCTCATGGTGCCTTTTCTAAT TATGAGCCAGAGCTCTTTCCTGGGCTGATTTACCGTATGAAGCACCCTAAGATTGTGCTCCTCATTTTTGTCTCTGGCAAGATTGTTCTTACTGGAGCCAAGGTGCGCGAAGAGATATACACCGCCTTTGAGAACATCTACCCGGTGCTAACTGAGTACAGGAAATGTCAGAAATG A
- the LOC120650984 gene encoding probable serine/threonine-protein kinase PBL16, translating to MGNCLGGSSYSYINKVSSTAKPESPPPKIQSPSERDRSEDRKLPSNPGEVEALRRGASSAASRNPLVAFSFAELRRVASDFRKDALIGGGGFGRVYKGSLSAPGDAAAAATLVPVAVKVHDGDNSFQGHREWLAEVIFLGQLSHPNLVKLVGYCCEGEHRVLVYEYLPLGSVESHLFSRTAPPLPWAARMRIALGAARGLAFLHGASPAPVIYRDFKTSNILLAPGFHAKLSDFGLAKDGPVGEQSHVSTRVMGTYGYAAPEYMMTGHLTAASDVYSYGVVLLELLTGRRSLDRSRPPREQALADWALPALPNKKRVMGIVDPRLMQLQGDGAPPPARAVQKAAMLAYHCLNRNPKARPLMRDVVASLEPLQQPPEEPGAAA from the exons ATGGGGAACTGCCTAGGGGGGAGCTCCTACTCCTACATCAACAAGGTCTCCTCCACTGCGAAGCCAG AGAGCCCTCCACCCAAGATCCAGAGCCCCTCGGAGCGGGACCGGAGCGAGGACCGCAAGCTGCCGTCGAACCCCGGCGAGGTGGAGGCcctgcggcgcggcgcgtcgtcggcggcgtcgcggaACCCGCTGGTGGCCTTCTCCTTCGCGGAGCTCCGGCGCGTGGCCAGCGACTTCCGCAAGGACGCgctgatcggcggcggcggcttcgggcGCGTGTACAAGGGCTCCTTGTCGGCGCCcggggacgccgcggcggcggccaccctgGTCCCCGTGGCCGTGAAGGTCCACGACGGCGACAACAGCTTCCAGGGCCACCGCGAGTGGCTGGCGGAGGTGATCTTCCTGGGGCAGCTCTCCCACCCAAACCTGGTGAAGCTGGTGGGCTACTGCTGCGAGGGCGAGCACCGCGTGCTGGTGTACGAGTACCTGCCCCTGGGCAGCGTGGAGTCCCACCTCTTCTCCcgcacggcgccgccgctgccgtgggCGGCGCGGATGCGCATCGCGctgggcgcggcgcgcgggctaGCGTTCCTGCAcggcgcgtcgccggcgccggtgatcTACCGCGACTTCAAGACCTCCAACATCCTGCTGGCCCCGGGGTTCCACGCCAAGCTCTCCGACTTCGGGCTGGCCAAGGACGGGCCCGTCGGGGAGCAGTCGCACGTGTCGACGCGGGTGATGGGCACGTACGGGTACGCGGCGCCCGAGTACATGATGACGGGGCACCTCACGGCGGCCAGCGACGTGTACAGCTACGGCGTGGTGCTGCTGGAGCTGCTCACGGGGCGGCGGTCGCTGGACcggtcgcggccgccgcgggagcaggcGCTCGCCGACTGGGCGCTGCCGGCGCTGCCGAACAAGAAGAGGGTGATGGGCATCGTGGATCCGAGGCTGATGCAGCTGCAGGGcgacggcgcgccgccgccggcccgggcCGTGCAGAAGGCGGCCATGCTGGCGTACCACTGCCTGAACCGCAACCCCAAGGCGCGGCCGCTGATGCGCGACGTCGTGGCGTCGCTGGagccgctgcagcagccgcCCGAGGAGCCAGGCGCCGCCGCGTGA
- the LOC120650983 gene encoding TATA-box-binding protein 1-like isoform X2, with protein sequence MSVAVDPVAAGPGTSGGGAMRVGAGAGAAAMDGARPVDLARHPSGIVPALQNIVSTVNLDCQLDLKMIALQARNAEYNPKRFAAVIMRIREPKTTALVFASGKMVCTGAKSEEHSKLAARKYARIIQKLGYPAKFKDFKIQNMVGSCDVKFPIRLEGLAYSHGAFSNIVLTGAKVREEIYTAFENIYPVLTEYRKCQK encoded by the exons ATGTCTGTGGCGGTGgatccggtggcggcggggccggggacGAGCGGAGGAGGCGCGATGCGGGTGGGGGCGggagccggcgcggcggcgatggacggGGCGCGGCCGGTGGACCTCGCCAGGCACCCGTCCGGCATCGTCCCCGCCCTCCA GAACATTGTCTCAACCGTCAATTTGGACTGCCAGTTGGATCTGAAAATGATTGCCTTACAGGCTCGTAATGCAGAGTACAATCCAAAG CGTTTTGCTGCAGTTATCATGAGGATACGGGAGCCGAAGACAACAGCTCTAGTGTTTGCTTCAgggaagatggtttgcactggAGCAAAGAGTGAAGAACATTCAAAGCTTGCTGCAAGGAAG TATGCGCGAATCATCCAGAAGCTTGGGTACCCAGCCAAGTTCAAG GATTTCAAGATCCAGAATATGGTTGGTTCTTGTGATGTGAAATTTCCGATTCGTTTGGAGGGCCTTGCTTATTCTCATGGTGCCTTTTCTAAT ATTGTTCTTACTGGAGCCAAGGTGCGCGAAGAGATATACACCGCCTTTGAGAACATCTACCCGGTGCTAACTGAGTACAGGAAATGTCAGAAATG A
- the LOC120647876 gene encoding uncharacterized protein LOC120647876 — protein sequence MYNNFMKHYSGDVFTEHLYPAAKSFTEYVFKWHMKRIFEFAPGAIDYLEENHPRIWYRSGFSELSKCDYLTNNMSESFNAQIKHLKGLHLHELVDRIRELIMEKRYIRKKLAQQWQDGVLPQVMKDLNVISQNLKVVKITVSDDDFAEVTLLDDWNNQRRHTVNLKDNTCSCREWQVTGKPCKHALAWILSNRGLKIEDFVHPYYSVGRFRAAYEGRVEPMQDRSQWPEVNLGFKVFPPLLGRAPGRPKVQRIRGSIEKNVNKKKVRCKRCKSFGHFVKTCKQPMQGEDGEIGSSSSSKASNKRKKTEEDNAGPSMGKKGKKVKKNAAKKKATPLKKKQNRTAAAPPAKVVKSLKDMMSQEL from the exons ATGTACAACAACTTCATGAAACACTATTCAGGAGATGTTTTCACTGAGCATCTCTACCCTGCTGCTAAGAGCTTCACTGAGTACGTGTTCAAATGGCACATGAAGAGAATTTTTGAGTTTGCTCCAGGTGCCATAGACTACCTTGAAGAGAATCACCCTAGGATTTGGTACAGATCTGGGTTCTCTGAGCTTAGTAAGTGTGACTATTTGACTAATAACATGTCTGAGAGTTTCAATGCTCAGATCAAGCATTTGAAAGGCCTTCATCTCCATGAGCTTGTAGACAGGATTAGGGAGCTCATTATGGAGAAAAGGTACATTAGAAAGAAGTTGGCACAACAATGGCAAGATGGAGTTCTACCTCAAGTCATGAAGGATCTAAATGTTATAAGCCAAAATCTGAAGGTTGTGAAGATCACTGTCAGTGATGATGATTTTGCAGAGGTGACACTTCTTGATGACTGGAACAACCAGAGGAGGCACACAGTGAATCTGAAAGATAACACTTGCTCATGCAGAGAATGGCAAGTAACTGGCAAGCCATGCAAACATGCCTTAGCTTGGATACTCTCCAACAGAGGCTTGAAGATTGAAGACTTTGTCCATCCCTACTACTCAGTAGGAAGGTTTAGAGCTGCCTATGAAGGAAGAGTAGAGCCTATGCAGGACAGGTCCCAATGGCCAGAAGTAAACCTTGGTTTCAAGGTTTTCCCTCCTTTGCTGGGTAGGGCTCCTGGCAGACCAAAGGTGCAAAGGATAAGGGGCTCAATTGAGAAAAATGTGAACAAAAAGAAAGTGAGGTGCAAGAGGTGCAAAAGTTTTGGCCACTTTGTCAAGACATGCAAACAACCAATGCAGGGAGAAGATGGTGAGAttggcagcagtagcagcagcaaggCAAGCAACAAGAG GAAGAAGACAGAGGAGGACAATGCTGGACCTTCCatgggaaagaaaggaaagaaggtGAAGAAGAATGCAGCAAAGAAGAAGGCAACACCcttgaagaagaagcagaacaGGACTGCAGCTGCTCCCCCAGCAAAAGTTGTCAAAAGCCTCAAGGATATGATGTCACAAGAACTGTGA